Proteins encoded by one window of Enterococcus saccharolyticus subsp. saccharolyticus:
- a CDS encoding DUF536 domain-containing protein: MAEQTGKTLTQLANELGVSRDKIIYRYKKLPEDHYYKENNTIYIKENGVQRIIDELGEDINEETPQQEVSSPINDYLIEQLAKKDEQIEQLQKLIDQQQQLNAEDKKLIKELHQYFALEAPKESNEEEDKRSAELEAQVAKLEEQMKKAEALSTEKEQLEKELADLKADLEAKQKKWYQFWKKKN, encoded by the coding sequence ATGGCAGAACAAACAGGCAAAACACTGACTCAATTAGCGAATGAATTAGGCGTATCTCGCGATAAAATAATCTATCGTTACAAGAAATTACCTGAAGATCATTACTATAAAGAAAACAACACTATTTACATTAAAGAAAATGGGGTTCAACGCATTATTGATGAACTAGGGGAAGACATCAATGAGGAAACACCTCAACAGGAAGTAAGTAGCCCAATTAATGATTATTTAATTGAGCAATTAGCGAAAAAAGATGAGCAAATTGAGCAATTACAAAAACTAATCGATCAACAACAACAATTAAATGCCGAAGATAAAAAATTAATCAAAGAATTGCATCAATATTTCGCTTTAGAAGCACCGAAAGAATCAAATGAAGAAGAAGACAAACGTTCAGCAGAGCTAGAAGCACAAGTTGCTAAATTAGAAGAACAAATGAAAAAAGCAGAAGCTCTATCAACTGAAAAAGAGCAATTAGAAAAAGAATTAGCGGACTTGAAAGCTGATTTAGAAGCCAAACAAAAGAAATGGTACCAATTCTGGAAAAAGAAAAATTAA
- a CDS encoding YlbF family regulator: protein MSNIYDTANQLEREIREMEQFQELSDTFAKLKADEQAFGLFKQFQEFQMSLQQKMAAGEEMTDEDAQQAQALAEEIQKEALIADLMRVEQSFSTVINDLNRIIMTPLRELYQD, encoded by the coding sequence ATGTCTAACATTTATGATACAGCCAATCAATTAGAACGTGAAATTCGTGAAATGGAGCAATTCCAAGAATTAAGCGATACATTTGCTAAACTAAAAGCAGATGAACAAGCGTTTGGTCTGTTCAAACAATTCCAAGAATTCCAAATGTCACTACAACAAAAAATGGCTGCTGGTGAAGAAATGACTGATGAGGATGCACAACAAGCACAAGCATTAGCTGAAGAAATTCAAAAAGAAGCATTGATTGCTGATTTAATGCGTGTGGAACAATCATTTAGTACTGTGATTAACGATTTAAATCGTATCATCATGACACCTTTAAGAGAATTATACCAAGACTAA